A single region of the Leishmania panamensis strain MHOM/PA/94/PSC-1 chromosome 23 sequence genome encodes:
- the HUS1 gene encoding checkpoint protein HUS1, putative (TriTrypDB/GeneDB-style sysID: LpmP.23.0320) — MRFKATLKDAKGLLGVLQVCRSSQRDCIVRLQSERIRFFSNTNAADGVQVWMRCPSSFLFSEMICDSGYEEHSITCEVLDLAQLIHIVKQVEARERSHQGTASRVQVRLARNGRCPLWRVAMQGLSGQPDVSFDVPLRILGDREIKSLSPPPLERQHLQILVPDMLELTTFIDKLKNTAADSVTFSARVLTPRLGADGGDGGAGACIGVKRPRARDILPLASLRIFAEHFMARFSLKYEAVELIEQPERDDDGGDEDDDGGAVGGISEATVVVETRKFARFFSAVKELDPMKISMYLMDQRALVLSVFAAGNTAMVAYIPAKA; from the coding sequence ATGCGCTTCAAGGCGACCCTCAAAGACGCCAAGGGTCTACTTGGTGTTCTACAGGTGTGCCGCAGTAGTCAACGCGACTGCATCGTACGCCTCCAGTCTGAGCGCATCCGTTTCTTCTCCAACACAAACGCCGCAGATGGGGTCCAGGTGTGGATGCGATGCCCGTCgtcgtttctcttctccgagATGATCTGCGACTCCGGCTACGAGGAGCACTCCATCACATGTGAAGTACTCGACCTCGCACAGCTCATTCACATCGTGAAGCAGGTGGAGGCACGCGAGCGATCCCACCAAGGGACCGCCTcgcgtgtgcaggtgcggctGGCGCGAAACGGACGGTGTCCATTGTGGCGTGTTGCCATGCAGGGACTTTCTGGTCAGCCGGACGTCAGCTTcgacgtgccgctgcgcatccTCGGGGACCGCGAAATCAAGAGTCTGtccccgccaccgctggaGAGGCAGCACCTGCAGATACTGGTGCCAGACATGCTAGAGCTTACCACCTTCATTGACAAGCTGAAGAACACCGCAGCCGATAGCGTAACCTTCTCGGCGCGCGTGCTGACGCCGCGGCTTGGCGCagatggcggtgatggtggcgcaggGGCATGTATCGGGGTGAAGCGGCCGCGCGCCAGGGACATATTGCCATTGGCGAGCCTTCGCATCTTCGCTGAGCATTTTATGGCTCGCTTCTCGCTCAAGTACGAGGCGGTTGAATTGATTGAGCAGCCGGAGagagatgatgatggtggcgatgaggacgatgacggcggGGCCGTGGGTGGCATTAGCGAGGCGACTGTTGTGGTCGAGACGAGGAAGTTTGCGCGCTTCTTTTCGGCGGTGAAGGAGCTGGACCCGATGAAGATAAGCATGTACTTGATGGACCAGCGAGCACTCGTGCTGAGCGTGTTCGCAGCTGGGAACACCGCAATGGTGGCCTATATTCCCGCCAAGGCGTAG
- the PTR1 gene encoding pteridine reductase 1 (TriTrypDB/GeneDB-style sysID: LpmP.23.0300), producing the protein MMSVATVPVALVTAAAKRLGCGIAEILHAQGYAVCLHYHRSAEDANTLAATLNSRRPNSAIAVQADLSAIATASVSNAHGAAPISLVQRCAGLVDACYNHWGRCDVLVNNASAYYPTPLLNKDEEGHEPSMNEETEAAAAADLFGTNALAPFFLIKAFAQRVADIPAEQRSDNYSIVNMIDAMTNQPLLGFTMYTMAKEALEGLTRSAALELAPLQVRVNGVSPGLSLFPADMPSAVQADYRSKVPLYQRESTAEEVAAVVFFLCSSSAKYITGTCVKVDGGYSLTRA; encoded by the coding sequence ATGATGTCCGTTGCGACAGTACCGGTGGCGTTAGTAACAGCCGCCGCGAAGCGCCTTGGCTGTGGCATTGCTGAAATCCTCCACGCACAGGGGTACGCCGTCTGCTTGCATTATCATCGCTCTGCTGAAGACGCGAACACACTTGCCGCGACGCTCAACTCAAGGCGACCGAATAGCGCCATTGCGGTGCAGGCGGACTTGAGCGCCATTGCCACAGCGTCGGTCAGTAACGCTCATGGCGCGGCACCCATTTCCCTCGttcagcgctgcgctgggTTGGTGGATGCGTGCTACAACCACTGGGGACGCTGCGACGTGCTCGTAAACAACGCCTCTGCCTACTACCCCACGCCACTGCTGAacaaggacgaggagggacaCGAGCCGTCTATGAATGAGGAGACcgaggcagcggccgccgctgaccTCTTCGGCACCAACGCGCTTGCGCCCTTCTTCTTGATTAAGGCGTTCGCCCAGCGCGTCGCGGACATTCCAGCtgagcagcgcagcgacaACTACTCCATCGTTAATATGATCGACGCCATGACAAACCAGCCTCTTCTCGGGTTCACCATGTACACTATGGCTAAGGAGGCGTTGGAGGGGCTTACACGgtctgctgcgctggagcttgcaccgctgcaggtTCGCGTGAACGGCGTTAGCCCAGGTCTGTCACTGTTCCCTGCTGACATGCCCTCTGCGGTGCAGGCGGACTATCGTAGCAAGGTGCCCCTCTACCAGCGCGAGTCCACCGCCGAAGAGGTGGCCGCCGTGGTTTTTTTCCtgtgctcctccagcgcgaAATACATCACTGGCACATGTGTCAAGGTTGACGGTGGCTACAGCCTTACCCGGGCCTGA
- a CDS encoding hypothetical protein (TriTrypDB/GeneDB-style sysID: LpmP.23.0310) has protein sequence MVTSEQHMPTSDDVEPRLPAGQSVSHFMRTLDVYPVVPPHKAHETTVRPQGNAGGVSPRPCNHRTSQRQREHAWRPSCMSNFPRTPAAAAATGASPSSPTPSSVAEKSVKEAAYRLSPQEVQRRAQQVLTAQIRSLLEARLQERLHQARVAQAQWEATRRPSPSAPVPPPVPPCDTHMASAWPASASSEAAVGASTAPASAEPEPSFEEVSPLITTTMSAHGSAAGGATTRQGVTSAASAAHSTVEMPTIDVHPYSAVELVRVHRLRGVPNHNRGLFAGLSKRTFTTRSGQYTVGREGEGHRRVRSGVSGFMWEARRHSGAASGPPPRLTMRFLCTDSQMLFQWTEDADSAYAVQGENEEFDSRPDDGPMFCNASCMDDPSLGHGLKGVLEHMYGKRMTTEQRAEAVRRLRERREGRRGTSNRYPMLDGKDSNGDGHSSIGGGATTDSTSSLLAGVKDGSSGLGESGHEGRTPSNKGSRSGVVFSNMKHSLTPLHVLSPTKYEQDHLLPLADTPMLGASAMPHNCSDPPLALATPGYRISVSADGGCQRRSAGADTWDHPLLATLSLSSLSHTMTTDEAEAHRLKRNFYVAVADSRTRSRSGGGDGSVRLWGMKGRVTGAGGDHGTYGSPLAPHSASRPSILSVPSSGGQRSQVSNTVCLDMEAETTVVDGRPSTAAGGPHSGTHDTSLVDAGTSGDNSVTGGLGSGGRYDTRRNGEGVSLAAGQGTGEEFTGKEMKQHTLTPFSAVSLSATATSAQDSSLRRPRDDDDSRNLDEFLIHFPEEADHVRLRRTAKNILDGMEDMWDDDGNGRSAFLLPQFLNPNFQFPGLDDTIGAADGADGCSGHGEGSEDNYPPLTGFGVNDAELNEKFRIEAEEEYSDLIAQRDALLAEVEGQHQLLGDMGADVHYLSVGQARTGMNAEQYAITLTSEVNRYAKLHRLCLNRTLEERSQQQQGDEADAAVEHAADGFLDRFGKERTATADVGSQVCDADLCYVDAAVRSTEEQLEDLFLHEKALVNAVRLATVAVANIMTFHASLEMESTCHECFFVFDKPQTLWPCGHTFCLSCLSNMYNRRGKLICAECGSVCEVGYTPNISVELIANYQTVCRRSEADADVEPDSALAKEREAQTIEGVLRSLLNDLLSAQSSWTASPLEHSPLRLRGGA, from the coding sequence ATGGTGACAAGCGAGCAACACATGCCCACCTCTGACGACGTCGAGCCACGCCTACCGGCGGGCCAGTCTGTGTCGCACTTCATGCGCACCCTCGATGTGTACCCCGTCGTTCCCCCGCATAAGGCGCATGAAACCACAGTGCGCCCTCAAGGAAACGCAGGTGGTGTGTCGCCAAGGCCATGCAACCATCGCACctctcagcggcagcgtgagCACGCGTGGAGGCCGAGCTGCATGTCCAACTTTCCTCGCAcgccagcggctgcggctgcgactggcgcctccccctcttcacccaCGCCGTCCTCTGTGGCAGAGAAGTCGGTGAAAGAAGCAGCATATCGCCTTAGCCCGCAGGAGGTGCAACGCCGTGCGCAACAGGTGCTAACGGCGCAGATACGCAGCTTGCTGGAGGCGCGACTCCAGGAGCGTCTGCATCAGGCCCGcgtcgcgcaggcgcagtggGAAGCGACGCGGAGACCATCACCATCAGCACCCGTGCCACCACCTGTACCCCCCTGTGACACCCACATGGCCAGTGCCTGGCCGGCTAGTGCTTCTTCTGAAGCTGCTGTAGGGGCGAGCACTGCACCTGCCTCAGCGGAGCCGGAGCCGTCCTTTGAGGAAGTCTCTCCACTAATCACCACGACGATGTCGGCgcatggcagcgctgccggcggGGCTACGACGCGTCAGGGCGTAACCTCCGCTGCATCTGCGGCGCACTCCACTGTGGAGATGCCCACAATTGACGTGCACCCGTACTCGGCTGTGGAGCTGGTGCGCGTACACCGCCTCAGGGGTGTGCCGAACCACAACCGTGGCCTCTTCGCCGGCTTGTCAAAGCGCACCTTCACTACCCGCAGCGGACAATACACGGTCGGccgagagggcgagggacACCGTCGCGTGCGATCCGGGGTGTCTGGCTTTATGTGGGAAGCACGTCGCCACTCTGGCGCTGCCTCGGGCCCCCCGCCGCGGCTCACGATGCGGTTTCTCTGCACAGACAGCCAAATGCTGTTTCAGTGGACAGAGGACGCGGATTCGGCGTACGCTGTGCAGGGCGAGAACGAGGAGTTCGATAGTCGGCCCGATGACGGGCCGATGTTCTGCAACGCCTCCTGCATGGATGACCCCTCTCTCGGGCACGGGCTCAAAGGGGTGCTGGAGCACATGTATGGGAAAAGGATGACGACAGAGCAAcgcgcagaggcggtgcggcggctgcgggaGCGTCGTGAGGGTCGTCGGGGTACGAGTAACCGATACCCCATGCTGGACGGCAAGGACAGTAATGGTGATGGGCACTCGTCCATTGGTGGAGGCGCCACGACAGACAGCACCAGCTCCCTCTTAGCCGGTGTGAAAGACGGTTCATCCGGGTTGGGCGAGAGCGGGCATGAGGGGCGGACCCCATCCAACAAGGGATCTCGCAGCGGTGTTGTCTTCTCAAACATGAAGCACAGCCTTACGCCCCTGCACGTCCTCTCTCCGACCAAATACGAGCAGGACCATCTGTTGCCGCTGGCGGACACCCCAATGCTCGGTGCGAGTGCCATGCCGCACAACTGTAGCgaccctcccctcgctcttgcAACTCCTGGCTATCGCATCTCGGTAAGTGCCGACGGAGGCTGTCAACGACGCAGTGCTGGAGCGGACACATGGGACCACCCATTGCTAGCcacactctccctctcttctctgagCCACACCATGACTACCGATGAAGCTGAGGCGCACCGACTCAAGAGGAACTTCTATGTCGCTGTTGCAGACTCAAGGACGCGGAGCAGGtccggtggcggtgacgggtCTGTAAGGCTTTGGGGGATGAAGGGTCGTGTTACTGGCGCTGGCGGGGATCATGGCACTTACGGGTCTCCGCTGGCACCACATTCTGCCTCTCGCCCATCCATCCTGTCGGTGCCGAGCTCTGGCGGGCAGCGCAGCCAGGTTAGCAACACTGTATGCCTCGACATGGAAGCAGAGACAACCGTTGTTGACGGACGGCCAtcgactgctgctggaggaccgcacagcggcacacaTGACACATCATTGGTCGACGCTGGCACAAGCGGTGACAACAGTGTTACTGGTGGccttggcagcggcggtcgtTACGACACACGGAGAAATGGCGAGGGGGTTTCCTTGGCGGCAGGCCAGGGTACCGGCGAAGAGTTTACAGGGAAGGAGATGAAGCAGCACACCTTGACACCTTTCTCagctgtctccctctccgccaccgccacctcagcGCAGGACTCGTCGTTGCGCCGCCCCAGGGACGATGACGACAGCCGCAACCTCGACGAGTTCCTCATACATTTCCCTGAGGAGGCAGACCACGTGCGACTGCGTCGAACCGCCAAGAACATCCTCGACGGCATGGAGGATATGTGGGATGACGATGGCAACGGTCGCAGCGCCttcctgctgccgcagttCCTGAACCCAAACTTTCAGTTTCCTGGTCTTGACGACACCATTggcgccgccgatggcgccGATGGCTGCAGCGGACATGGTGAGGGCTCGGAGGACAACTACCCGCCGCTGACCGGTTTTGGCGTCAATGACGCAGAGCTCAACGAGAAGTTTCGCAttgaggcggaggaagagtACAGCGACCTTATCGCGCAGCGtgacgcgctgctggcggaggtggagggtcAACACCAACTTCTGGGTGACATGGGTGCGGATGTGCACTACCTTTCCGTTGGACAGGCGCGCACAGGCATGAACGCGGAACAGTACGCCATCACGCTCACCAGCGAGGTAAACCGCTACGCCAAGTTGCATCGGCTTTGCCTGAATCGAACTCTGGAAGAGAggtctcagcagcagcagggtgACGAGGCGGACGCCGCTGTTGAACACGCTGCCGACGGTTTTCTCGACCGCTTCGGGAAAGAGCGAACTGCTACGGCGGACGTGGGCAGTCAGGTGTGTGACGCCGACCTGTGCTACGTTGATGCCGCTGTGCGTTCGActgaggagcagctggaagACCTGTTCCTCCATGAGAAGGCACTTGTGAACGCAGTGCGACTCGCCACAGTGGCTGTAGCCAACATCATGACATTTCACGCCTCGCTGGAGATGGAGTCGACGTGCCACGAGTGCTTCTTCGTCTTCGACAAACCGCAGACGCTCTGGCCATGCGGGCACACCTTCTGCCTCTCCTGTCTCTCTAACATGTACAACCGTCGCGGCAAGCTCATCTGTGCTGAGTGCGGGTCCGTCTGCGAGGTCGGCTACACCCCCAATATTTCCGTCGAGCTCATCGCCAATTATCAGACAGTGTGCAGGCGTAGCGAGGCCGACGCAGACGTCGAGCCTGATAGCGCCCTGGCCAAGGAGCGCGAGGCGCAGACCATTGAGGGTGTCCTGCGCAGTCTTCTGAACGACCTGCTCTCGGCCCAGAGCAGCTGGACTGCCAGCCCTTTGGAACACTCCCCACTGAGGCTGAGGGGCGGCGCGTGA